The Vicia villosa cultivar HV-30 ecotype Madison, WI linkage group LG1, Vvil1.0, whole genome shotgun sequence genome includes a region encoding these proteins:
- the LOC131621151 gene encoding F-box protein At3g58530-like — translation MEERATSTATETTKDDDVWSKDTVPKVFKLVSSSTSSLTHTDLVSLLLVNPFLYRTLLSSQPLWQLLNFRELNNAGNRLIAALSLPRYSHVKEINLEFARDIEDTHLILIKQKCFDCLQSLETLNLNVCQKISDTGIEAITSCCPRLKNFSIYWNVRVTDIGLVHIVRNCQHIVDLNISGCKNISDRGVQFVADNYPKLESLNLTRCVKLTDEGLKQLLQKCLSLQSLNLYAVSSFTDEAYRKISLLTRLTFLDLCGAQNLSDEGLECISKCKNLVSLNLTWCVRVTDKGVIALAHSCTSLEFLSLFGIVGVTDKCLEALSKSCSNSITTLDVNGCIGIKKRSRAELLQLFPYLKCFKVHS, via the exons ATGGAGGAAAGAGCAACATCCACTGCAACAGAGACAACAAAAGACGATGATGTTTGGTCCAAAGACACAGTCCCCAAGGTTTTCAAACTCGTTTCTTCCTCCACTTCTTCTCTCACTCACACTGACCTAGTTTCTCTCCTCCTCGTCAACCCCTTCCTCTATCGCACCCTTCTCTCTTCTCAACCCCTTTGGCAA TTACTCAATTTTCGTGAGTTGAATAATGCCGGAAATCGCCTCATAGCTGCTCTTTCTCTG CCTAGATATAGTCACGTGAAGGAGATTAACCTTGAATTTGCTAGAGATATTGAAGACACACATCTCATACTTATTAAACAAAAG TGTTTTGATTGTCTTCAAAGCTTGGAGACTTTAAATCTGAACGTCTGCCAAAAAATATCGGATACTGGAATTGAAGCGATAACCAGTTGTTGTCCTCGGCTGAAAAACTTTTCCATTTACTGGAATGTGAG GGTAACTGATATTGGACTCGTGCATATAGTGAGGAACTGCCAACATATTGTTGATTTGAATATAAGTGGCTGTAAG AATATTTCAGACCGAGGTGTACAATTTGTTGCTGACAATTACCCAAAACTAGAGTCACTAAACTTGACAAG GTGCGTCAAGTTAACCGACGAAGGGCTGAagcagttgttgcagaaatgCCTATCCCTTCAGAGTTTGAATCTCTATGCAGTGTCTAG TTTCACAGATGAAGCTTACAGGAAAATCAGCCTTCTGACACGTCTCACGTTTTTGGATCTCTGTGGTGCCCAG AATCTTTCGGACGAAGGACTTGAATGTATTTCGAAATGCAAGAACCTTGTATCCCTCAATCTGACTTG GTGTGTACGTGTGACCGACAAGGGGGTTATAGCCCTTGCACATAGTTGCACCTCTCTTGAGTTTCTAAG CTTATTTGGAATAGTTGGCGTGACCGATAAATGTCTGGAAGCACTCTCGAAGTCATGTTCCAACAGCATTACTACCCTCGATGTGAACGGATGTATTGGCATTAAG AAACGAAGCCGCGCAGAGTTGCTTCAGTTGTTTCCATACTTGAAATGCTTTAAAGTGCATAGTTAA